A part of Podarcis muralis chromosome 15, rPodMur119.hap1.1, whole genome shotgun sequence genomic DNA contains:
- the USP28 gene encoding ubiquitin carboxyl-terminal hydrolase 28 isoform X5 gives MVQLFYGTFLTEGIHEGKTFSKIETFGQYPLQVNGYKNLHGCLEGAMVEGETEPSSSNQSVKYGQERWFTKLPPVLTFELSRFEFNQSLGQPEKIHNKLEFPQIIYMDRFLYGNKKLVQAKREEIKKLKDQITVLQQKLERYTRYGSGASRFPLPDMLQYVLEFAGTRLPGAATCTQDLTPVAECQTSETPPTQSRVTVTQAESVKGVASTLATSCQEPNNEPLQFPRLPAKVPEGHVPREITKDEISLLVACLQRWREEVEQDIKDLNASIALLSQSIDQMYSDPLLHQVPYHLHAVLVHEGQANAGHYWAYIYNQPRKSWLKYNDISVTESSWEELERDSFGGLRNASAYCLMYINKKLPHFAAADYVNGQTQREVESLPLELQHYIQEDNWRLEQEVAEWEEQSSKMAQMDQSSPAESQDLSSDLGQERSCSSSSERMAHSLSSEHAMIAKEQTAQAIAKTADAYEKAGGLAALDKSKEAEPVQHLPEEANPTTQPEEPQDAKGIELSAPPSSQISEVDIPSVGKILVRSDADGYNEEMMLSPAMQGVILAIAKARQTFDRDGSEAGLVKAFHEEYSRLYSLSTETPTPQNDPRLQHVLVYFLQNNAPKQVVERTLLEQFADKNLSYDERSISIMKVARAKLKEIGPDEVDMEEYKKWHEDYSLFRKVSVYLLTGLELYQNKQYYEALTYLVYAYQSNLTLRRKGANRGANASLIALYRRKCLLKLNDAAAALFESSNELSVDEGVNILNELIIPCMHLLISNDTSKDDLDAVEVMRNRWCAYLGKDMNEDLQLKLSEFLPRLLDCSSEGIVLKEPPKIRPNSPYDLCSRFAAVMESIHGASTVTVK, from the exons ATGGTTCAGCTTTTTTATGGGACTTTCCTTACTGAAGGTATTCATGAAG GCAAGACCTTTTCCAAAATAGAGACATTTGGCCAGTACCCCCTGCAGGTAAATGGTTATAAGAACTTGCATGGATGTTTGGAAGGCGCCATGGTAGAGGGGGAGACTGAACCGTCGTCATCTAATCAGTCAGTGAAGTATGGGCAAGAG CGCTGGTTTACAAAACTTCCTCCTGTGTTGACTTTTGAACTTTCCCGTTTTGAGTTCAATCAGTCGCTTGGGCAGCCAGAGAAGATACACAACAAGCTAGAATTTCCACAGATAATTTATATGGACAG GTTCCTGTATGGTAACAAAAAGCTTGTTCAAGCCAAAAGAGAAGAGATCAAGAAACTGAAGGATCAGATAACGGTTCTACAACAGAAACTGGAAAG GTACACAAGATACGGTTCTGGTGCCAGCCGCTTCCCTTTACCAGACATGCTGCAGTATGTTCTTGAATTTGCAGGTACTAGGCTGCCCGGGGCTGCCACCTGCACTCAAGACTTGACACCAGTAGCTGAATGCCAAACTTCAGAGACTCCTCCAACGCAAAGCAG GGTGACAGTAACACAAGCTGAAAGTGTCAAGGGTGTAGCCTCTACCCTAGCCACATCTTGCCAGGAACCAAACAATGAACCCCTCCAGTTTCCCAGACTTCCTGCGAAGGTGCCAGAAGGTCACGTCCCTCGTGAGATCACAAAGGATGAAATAAGTCTTCTTGTGGCCTGCCTGCAACGATGGAGAGAAGAGGTTGAACAAGACATAAAAG ACCTGAATGCTTCTATTGCACTGCTTTCCCAGTCTATTGACCAGATGTACTCAGATCCTTTGCTTCATCAG GTCCCTTACCACTTGCATGCTGTCTTGGTCCATGAAGGCCAGGCCAACGCTGGCCATTACTGGGCCTACATCTACAACCAGCCCCGAAAAAGCTGGCTCAAGTATAATGACATCTCTGTGACAGAGTCGTCTTGGGAAGAACTGGAGAGGGACTCTTTTGGAGGCCTGAGGAACGCCAGTGCCTACTGCCTGATGTACATAAATAAAAAGCTACcacactttgctgctgctg ATTATGTTAATGGGCAGACCCAGAGAGAAGTGGAATCTCTGCCTCTGGAGCTCCAGCACTACATCCAAGAAGACAACTGGAGGCTTGAACAAGAGGTGGCAGAGTGGGAGGAGCAGTCGAGCAAGATGGCGCAGATGGATCAGTCATCACCAGCAGAGTCTCAGGACCTCTCTTCTGACTTGGGACAAG AAAGATCTTGTTCCTCCAGCTCTGAACGGATGGCACATTCCCTCTCCTCCGAACATGCCATGATTGCCAAGGAACAGACGGCTCAAGCCATTGCCAAGACAGCTGATGCATATGAGAAGGCTGGTGGATTGGCAGCTCTTGACAAG TCAAAGGAGGCAGAACCAGTGCAGCACCTCCCAGAAGAAGCAAACCCCACCACTCAGCCAGAAGAGCCACAGGATGCTAAGGGGATAGAGCTTTCTGCCCCACCCAGCTCACAGATCTCTGAAGTGGATATCCCCAGTGTGGGAAAGATTCTAGTTAGATCAGATGCAGATGGATATAATGAAGAG ATGATGCTCAGTCCTGCCATGCAAGGTGTGATCCTGGCTATTGCTAAAGCCCGTCAAACCTTTGATCGGGATGGGTCTGAAGCAGGGCTAGTTAAG GCATTCCATGAAGAATACTCCAGGCTGTACTCGCTGTCAACAGAGACTCCAACACCACAAAATGACCCCCGGCTTCAGCACGTCCTAGTTTACTTCCTGCAGAACAATGCGCCAAAGCAAGTGGTGGAACGGACTCTTCTGGAGCAGTTTGCAGACAAAAACCTCAGCTATGATGAAAG ATCGATTAGCATTATGAAGGTAGCTCGAGCTAAGTTGAAAGAGATTGGTCCTGATGAGGTGGACATGGAAGAGTATAAG AAATGGCACGAAGACTACAGTTTGTTTCGCAAAGTATCTGTTTACCTCTTAACAGGCTTGGAACTGTATCAGAATAAACA GTACTATGAAGCTCTGACCTATCTGGTGTATGCCTATCAGAGCAATCTGACCTTGAGGAGGAAGGGAGCCAACAGAGGCGCCAATGCATCTTTAATTGCTCTGTACAGAAGAAAATGTCTCTTG AAGTTGAACGATGCTGCAGCAGCTCTGTTTGAAAGTAGCAATGAGTTGAGTGTGGATGAAGGTGTGAACATCTTGAATGAGCTGATCATCCCCTGCATGCACCTCCTCATCAGCAATGATACCTCAAAGGATGACCTGGATGCCGTTGAGGTCATGAGAAATCGTTGGTGTGCTTACCTGGGAAAGGACATGAATG AGGACCTGCAGCTAAAACTGAGTGAATTCCTACCCCGCCTGCTAGATTGTTCCTCCGAGGGCATAGTTCTGAAAGAACCACCCAAGATCCGCCCCAATTCTCCCTACGATCTCTGCAGCCGATTTGCAGCTGTCATGGAATCTATTCACGGGGCCTCGACTGTCACTGTCAAATAA
- the USP28 gene encoding ubiquitin carboxyl-terminal hydrolase 28 isoform X6, whose amino-acid sequence MRWFTKLPPVLTFELSRFEFNQSLGQPEKIHNKLEFPQIIYMDRFLYGNKKLVQAKREEIKKLKDQITVLQQKLERYTRYGSGASRFPLPDMLQYVLEFAGTRLPGAATCTQDLTPVAECQTSETPPTQSRVTVTQAESVKGVASTLATSCQEPNNEPLQFPRLPAKVPEGHVPREITKDEISLLVACLQRWREEVEQDIKDLNASIALLSQSIDQMYSDPLLHQVPYHLHAVLVHEGQANAGHYWAYIYNQPRKSWLKYNDISVTESSWEELERDSFGGLRNASAYCLMYINKKLPHFAAADYVNGQTQREVESLPLELQHYIQEDNWRLEQEVAEWEEQSSKMAQMDQSSPAESQDLSSDLGQERSCSSSSERMAHSLSSEHAMIAKEQTAQAIAKTADAYEKAGGLAALDKSKEAEPVQHLPEEANPTTQPEEPQDAKGIELSAPPSSQISEVDIPSVGKILVRSDADGYNEEMMLSPAMQGVILAIAKARQTFDRDGSEAGLVKAFHEEYSRLYSLSTETPTPQNDPRLQHVLVYFLQNNAPKQVVERTLLEQFADKNLSYDERSISIMKVARAKLKEIGPDEVDMEEYKKWHEDYSLFRKVSVYLLTGLELYQNKQYYEALTYLVYAYQSNLTLRRKGANRGANASLIALYRRKCLLKLNDAAAALFESSNELSVDEGVNILNELIIPCMHLLISNDTSKDDLDAVEVMRNRWCAYLGKDMNEDLQLKLSEFLPRLLDCSSEGIVLKEPPKIRPNSPYDLCSRFAAVMESIHGASTVTVK is encoded by the exons ATG CGCTGGTTTACAAAACTTCCTCCTGTGTTGACTTTTGAACTTTCCCGTTTTGAGTTCAATCAGTCGCTTGGGCAGCCAGAGAAGATACACAACAAGCTAGAATTTCCACAGATAATTTATATGGACAG GTTCCTGTATGGTAACAAAAAGCTTGTTCAAGCCAAAAGAGAAGAGATCAAGAAACTGAAGGATCAGATAACGGTTCTACAACAGAAACTGGAAAG GTACACAAGATACGGTTCTGGTGCCAGCCGCTTCCCTTTACCAGACATGCTGCAGTATGTTCTTGAATTTGCAGGTACTAGGCTGCCCGGGGCTGCCACCTGCACTCAAGACTTGACACCAGTAGCTGAATGCCAAACTTCAGAGACTCCTCCAACGCAAAGCAG GGTGACAGTAACACAAGCTGAAAGTGTCAAGGGTGTAGCCTCTACCCTAGCCACATCTTGCCAGGAACCAAACAATGAACCCCTCCAGTTTCCCAGACTTCCTGCGAAGGTGCCAGAAGGTCACGTCCCTCGTGAGATCACAAAGGATGAAATAAGTCTTCTTGTGGCCTGCCTGCAACGATGGAGAGAAGAGGTTGAACAAGACATAAAAG ACCTGAATGCTTCTATTGCACTGCTTTCCCAGTCTATTGACCAGATGTACTCAGATCCTTTGCTTCATCAG GTCCCTTACCACTTGCATGCTGTCTTGGTCCATGAAGGCCAGGCCAACGCTGGCCATTACTGGGCCTACATCTACAACCAGCCCCGAAAAAGCTGGCTCAAGTATAATGACATCTCTGTGACAGAGTCGTCTTGGGAAGAACTGGAGAGGGACTCTTTTGGAGGCCTGAGGAACGCCAGTGCCTACTGCCTGATGTACATAAATAAAAAGCTACcacactttgctgctgctg ATTATGTTAATGGGCAGACCCAGAGAGAAGTGGAATCTCTGCCTCTGGAGCTCCAGCACTACATCCAAGAAGACAACTGGAGGCTTGAACAAGAGGTGGCAGAGTGGGAGGAGCAGTCGAGCAAGATGGCGCAGATGGATCAGTCATCACCAGCAGAGTCTCAGGACCTCTCTTCTGACTTGGGACAAG AAAGATCTTGTTCCTCCAGCTCTGAACGGATGGCACATTCCCTCTCCTCCGAACATGCCATGATTGCCAAGGAACAGACGGCTCAAGCCATTGCCAAGACAGCTGATGCATATGAGAAGGCTGGTGGATTGGCAGCTCTTGACAAG TCAAAGGAGGCAGAACCAGTGCAGCACCTCCCAGAAGAAGCAAACCCCACCACTCAGCCAGAAGAGCCACAGGATGCTAAGGGGATAGAGCTTTCTGCCCCACCCAGCTCACAGATCTCTGAAGTGGATATCCCCAGTGTGGGAAAGATTCTAGTTAGATCAGATGCAGATGGATATAATGAAGAG ATGATGCTCAGTCCTGCCATGCAAGGTGTGATCCTGGCTATTGCTAAAGCCCGTCAAACCTTTGATCGGGATGGGTCTGAAGCAGGGCTAGTTAAG GCATTCCATGAAGAATACTCCAGGCTGTACTCGCTGTCAACAGAGACTCCAACACCACAAAATGACCCCCGGCTTCAGCACGTCCTAGTTTACTTCCTGCAGAACAATGCGCCAAAGCAAGTGGTGGAACGGACTCTTCTGGAGCAGTTTGCAGACAAAAACCTCAGCTATGATGAAAG ATCGATTAGCATTATGAAGGTAGCTCGAGCTAAGTTGAAAGAGATTGGTCCTGATGAGGTGGACATGGAAGAGTATAAG AAATGGCACGAAGACTACAGTTTGTTTCGCAAAGTATCTGTTTACCTCTTAACAGGCTTGGAACTGTATCAGAATAAACA GTACTATGAAGCTCTGACCTATCTGGTGTATGCCTATCAGAGCAATCTGACCTTGAGGAGGAAGGGAGCCAACAGAGGCGCCAATGCATCTTTAATTGCTCTGTACAGAAGAAAATGTCTCTTG AAGTTGAACGATGCTGCAGCAGCTCTGTTTGAAAGTAGCAATGAGTTGAGTGTGGATGAAGGTGTGAACATCTTGAATGAGCTGATCATCCCCTGCATGCACCTCCTCATCAGCAATGATACCTCAAAGGATGACCTGGATGCCGTTGAGGTCATGAGAAATCGTTGGTGTGCTTACCTGGGAAAGGACATGAATG AGGACCTGCAGCTAAAACTGAGTGAATTCCTACCCCGCCTGCTAGATTGTTCCTCCGAGGGCATAGTTCTGAAAGAACCACCCAAGATCCGCCCCAATTCTCCCTACGATCTCTGCAGCCGATTTGCAGCTGTCATGGAATCTATTCACGGGGCCTCGACTGTCACTGTCAAATAA